A genome region from Polypterus senegalus isolate Bchr_013 chromosome 7, ASM1683550v1, whole genome shotgun sequence includes the following:
- the LOC120532160 gene encoding ARL14 effector protein-like — translation MPLLYRKRNRGLKTIKTSNSTNGEESSVSYSQERKEVKPKQVDRELKWLQFQNPGPQLADFKPEKRVLSKRACCTKMRKIFRSSQMKYDEKGLLLPNREDLCDCLNRHCPGCFYPCPKCQSKKCGPECRCSRKWIYESFVSENDGKICAFP, via the exons ATGCCACTGTTGTACAGGAagagaaaccgtggattaaaaacaataaagactTCTAATTCTACAAATGGTGAAGAGTCCAGTGTGAGCTACTCACAAGAAAGGAAAGAAGTG AAGCCTAAGCAAGTTGATCGGGAGCTAAAATGGCTACAATTTCAAAACCCTGGTCCACAACTGGCAGATTTCAAACCTGAGAAAAGAGTACTTTCAAAAAGAGCCTGTTGCACAAAGATGAGAAAAAT TTTTCGTTCTAGCCAAATGAAATATGATGAAAAAGGTCTGCTTCTTCCAAACAGAGAAGATCTTTGTGATTGCTTGAACAGACACTGTCCTGGCTGCTTTTATCCTTGTCCAAAATGCCAATCAAAGAAGTGTGGGCCTGAGTGCCGCTGTAGCCGGAAATGGATTTATGAAAGCTTTGTTTCAGAAAATGATGGGAAAATCTGTGCATTTCCTTAG